The Sesamum indicum cultivar Zhongzhi No. 13 linkage group LG1, S_indicum_v1.0, whole genome shotgun sequence genome includes a window with the following:
- the LOC105169144 gene encoding lariat debranching enzyme translates to MKIAVEGCMHGDLDNVYATLIHLQEVEKIKIDLLICCGDFQAVRNEKDLQSLNVPSKYRSMNSFWKYYSGEKAAPCPTIFIGGNHEASNYLWELYYGGWAAPQIFFLGFAGVVKFGNVRIGGLSGIYKAHHYYSGHYEKMPYNEQDIRSIYHVREYDVHKLMQVQEPIDIFLSHDWPLGITDHGNLKGLLHKKPFFEQEILEGTLGSRAAADLMAKLRPSYWFSAHLHCKFSALVQHGENGPVTKFLALDKCLPGRKFLQILEIESEVGPYDLHYDEEWLAITKKFNPIFPRTRMRAIFSDAKLDIEECRQFVRNKLQMRGSKPFGFVRTAPCHNPSQSVANNFPSGHCRNPQTEALLQLLELQYCLDTSAELEEPSQSPGSLLSRGSFDYDKEDIPIEDVEDVDELKETDDAET, encoded by the exons ATGAAAATAGCTGTTGAAGGATGCATGCATGGAGATTTGGACAATGTATATGCTACTCTGATACACCTGCAAGAAGTTGAGAAAATCAAGATTGATCTTCTAATTTGCTGCGGGGACTTTCAG GCTGTTCGAAATGAGAAAGATCTACAAAGTTTAAATGTGCCTTCCAAGTATAGGAGCATGAATTCCTTTTGGAAGTATTACTCAGGGGAGAAAGCTGCACCATGTCCAACTATATTCATTGGCGGAAATCATGAAGCGTCCAACTATCTTTGGGAATT ATACTATGGGGGTTGGGCTGCACCACAGAtcttctttcttggatttgcaGGAGTCGTCAAATTTGGAAATGTTCGTATTGGTGGACTTTCTGGAATCTATAAAGCACATCATTATTATTCAG GACACTATGAGAAGATGCCCTACAATGAACAGGACATTCGGTCTATATATCATGTTCGTGAGTACGATGTTCATAAACTCATGCAAGTTCAGGAACCAATTGATATCTTTCTTTCCCATGATTGGCCTCTTGGCATTACAGACCATGGGAACTTGAAAGGTCTCCTTCACAAAAAACCTTTTTTTGAACAAGAG ATTCTGGAAGGAACATTGGGAAGTCGAGCTGCTGCAGATTTGATGGCTAAGTTGAGGCCATCTTACTGGTTTTCTGCGCATTTACACTGCAAATTTTCTGCTCTTGTTCAACATGGAGAAAATGGTCCTGTTACAAAATTTCTTGCTCTTGATAAGTGCCTTCCCGGACGGAAATTTTTGCAA ATTCTTGAAATTGAATCAGAGGTAGGACCTTATGATCTTCACTATGATGAAGAATGGCTTGCCATCACAAAGAAGTTCAACCCAATTTTCCCGCGGACTAGAATGCGTGCAATTTTTAG TGATGCTAAGCTCGACATAGAAGAGTGCCGCCAATTTGTAAGGAATAAGCTACAAATGCGAGGCAGCAAACCTTTCGGATTTGTCCGCACTGCACCATGCCATAATCCTTCTCAATCTGTTGCCAACAATTTTCCTTCTG GACATTGTCGGAATCCTCAAACAGAAGCTCTTTTGCAGTTACTAGAACTTCAATACTGTCTTGATACGTCTGCTGAACTTGAGGAACCATCTCAAAGTCCCGGATCACTTCTCTCCAGag GATCTTTCGATTATGATAAGGAGGATATTCCAATTGAGGATGTAGAGGATGTTGACGAACTCAAGGAAACCGATGATGCAGAAACCTAG
- the LOC105170073 gene encoding probable cytokinin riboside 5'-monophosphate phosphoribohydrolase LOGL10, producing the protein MEEEEVVEEGSVKMMTRFKRICVFCGSRKGHKPSFTHAALHLGKQMVERKIDLVYGGGSLGLMGLVSKTVFHGGCHVLGVIPRALMTHEISEESVGELRIVADMHQRKAEMAKNADAFIALPGGYGTMEELLEIISWSQLGIHDKPVGLLNVDGYYNSLVALFDKGVEEGFIEDSARNIVVLAESAEQLINKMEEYGAVHEGVAATATVPIHNWGVLDQNTVQESATSGVSPKS; encoded by the exons ATGGAAGAGGAGGAGGTAGTAGAAGAAGGCAGTGTGAAGATGATGACAAGATTCAAGAGAATTTGTGTCTTCTGTGGGAGTAGAAAAGGTCACAAACCATCATTCACTCATGCAGCGCTTCACCTTGGAAAACAAATG GTGGAGAGAAAGATTGATCTAGTTTACGGCGGAGGAAGTTTAGGGTTGATGGGCTTGGTGTCAAAGACTGTGTTTCATGGTGGTTGCCATGTTTTAGG AGTAATTCCGAGAGCTCTCATGACACATGAG ATATCTGAAGAAAGTGTAGGAGAATTGAGAATTGTGGCAGACATGCACCAAAGAAAGGCAGAAATGGCCAAAAATGCTGATGCTTTTATTGCCCTTCCTG gTGGTTATGGAACAATGGAGGAATTGTTAGAGATTATATCTTGGTCTCAGCTGGGAATTCATGATAAACCA GTGGGATTGTTGAATGTGGATGGATATTATAATAGCTTGGTTGCATTGTTTGACAAGGGAGTGGAGGAAGGTTTCATTGAAGACTCAGCAAGAAACATTGTTGTCTTAGCTGAATCAGCAGAGCAGTTGATCAACAAAATGGAG GAATATGGTGCAGTGCATGAAGGAGTGGCAGCTACAGCTACAGTACCTATACACAATTGGGGAGTACTGGACCAAAATACTGTACAAGAGTCTGCTACAAGTGGGGTATCCCCAAAATCTTAG
- the LOC105169159 gene encoding uncharacterized protein LOC105169159 isoform X1 has translation MMKSAGHTLFASLTPVRSVILKNHGRFSSNFIYRYPTKSRKLHHYHHKCKSHKESIMVATRYPPPWFSIAPMMDYTDNHFRTLARLISKHAWLYTEMIAAETIVYQKGNLDRFLAFGPEQHPIVLQIGGSDLENIAKATQLANSYGYDEINFNCGCPSPKVAGKGCFGVRLMLDPKFVADAMSVISANTDVPVTVKCRIGVDDHDSYNELCDFIYKVSSQSPTKHFIIHSRKALLNGISPKENRSIPPLKYEYYYALVRDFPDLRFTINGGINTIDEVNAAIREGAHGVMVGRAAYNNSWNLLGHVDSAIYGAPLSSLTRRQVLEKYQEYGDSVLGLYGPKPNVRDVIKPLLGFFHSEPGNGLWKRKADAAFLHCTTIKSFFEETLVAIPDSVLDSPITAAPIGFTDVFADAKRLLPPPHTVREEELLYA, from the exons ATGATGAAGTCTGCTGGACATACTTTATTTGCTTCTTTAACTCCTGTTCGTTCTGTTATCCTGAAAAACCATGGCAGATTTTCTTCAAACTTCATTTATAGATATCCTACCAAATCAAGGAAATTACATCACTACCATCACAAGTGCAAGTCTCATAAAGAGTCCATAATGGTTGCCACCCGGTACCCACCCCCTTGGTTCAG TATAGCTCCAATGATGGACTACACAGACAACCACTTCCGAACTTTGGCTCGCCTCATTTCAAAGCATGCTTGGTTGTACACAGAAATGATTGCTGCAGAAACAATAGTATATCAGAAGGGAAACTTG GATAGATTCTTGGCATTTGGTCCGGAGCAACATCCTATAGTGCTTCAGATTGGGGGAAGTGACTTGGAGAACATTGCTAAAGCAACTCAACTTGCAAATTCTTATGGCTATGATGAGATAAATTTCAA CTGTGGATGTCCAAGTCCAAAAGTTGCTGGAAAAGGGTGCTTTGGGGTGCGCCTTATGCTTGATCCAAAG TTTGTCGCCGATGCTATGTCAGTAATTTCAGCAAATACTGATGTTCCCGTCACTGTGAAGTGTCGAATCGGTGTCGATGATCATGATTCATATAATGAGCTGT gtgattttatttataaggtCTCATCTCAATCACCGACAAAGCATTTCATAATACACTCCAGAAAGGCGTTACTTAATGGAATCAGCCCCAAAGAAAATAGATCAATTCCGCCCTTGAA ATATGAGTACTACTATGCTCTTGTGCGGGATTTTCCTGATTTACGATTCACCATTAATGGAGGCATAAACACCATTGATGAG GTGAACGCAGCAATAAGAGAAGGAGCTCATGGTGTTATGGTTGGTCGTGCAGCTTACAATAA TTCATGGAATCTTTTGGGACATGTTGACAGTGCAATATATGGTGCACCTCTGAGCAGTCTAACTCGGCGACAG GTCCTTGAAAAGTACCAGGAATATGGTGATTCAGTCTTGGGACTATATGGGCCTAAACCAAATGTTCGCGACGTTATAAAA CCTTTGCTTGGTTTTTTCCATTCAGAGCCTGGAAATGGTCTATGGAAGCGCAAAGCTGATGCTGCTTTCCTCCACTGCACG ACGATCAAATCCTTCTTCGAGGAGACCCTGGTGGCAATTCCTGATTCAGTGTTGGATTCACCTATTACTGCAGCACCGATAGGTTTTACAGATGTATTTGCCGATGCCAAGAGGCTGCTACCTCCTCCACATACAGTAAGAGAGGAAGAACTGTTGTACGCATAG
- the LOC105169159 gene encoding uncharacterized protein LOC105169159 isoform X2 — translation MVATRYPPPWFSIAPMMDYTDNHFRTLARLISKHAWLYTEMIAAETIVYQKGNLDRFLAFGPEQHPIVLQIGGSDLENIAKATQLANSYGYDEINFNCGCPSPKVAGKGCFGVRLMLDPKFVADAMSVISANTDVPVTVKCRIGVDDHDSYNELCDFIYKVSSQSPTKHFIIHSRKALLNGISPKENRSIPPLKYEYYYALVRDFPDLRFTINGGINTIDEVNAAIREGAHGVMVGRAAYNNSWNLLGHVDSAIYGAPLSSLTRRQVLEKYQEYGDSVLGLYGPKPNVRDVIKPLLGFFHSEPGNGLWKRKADAAFLHCTTIKSFFEETLVAIPDSVLDSPITAAPIGFTDVFADAKRLLPPPHTVREEELLYA, via the exons ATGGTTGCCACCCGGTACCCACCCCCTTGGTTCAG TATAGCTCCAATGATGGACTACACAGACAACCACTTCCGAACTTTGGCTCGCCTCATTTCAAAGCATGCTTGGTTGTACACAGAAATGATTGCTGCAGAAACAATAGTATATCAGAAGGGAAACTTG GATAGATTCTTGGCATTTGGTCCGGAGCAACATCCTATAGTGCTTCAGATTGGGGGAAGTGACTTGGAGAACATTGCTAAAGCAACTCAACTTGCAAATTCTTATGGCTATGATGAGATAAATTTCAA CTGTGGATGTCCAAGTCCAAAAGTTGCTGGAAAAGGGTGCTTTGGGGTGCGCCTTATGCTTGATCCAAAG TTTGTCGCCGATGCTATGTCAGTAATTTCAGCAAATACTGATGTTCCCGTCACTGTGAAGTGTCGAATCGGTGTCGATGATCATGATTCATATAATGAGCTGT gtgattttatttataaggtCTCATCTCAATCACCGACAAAGCATTTCATAATACACTCCAGAAAGGCGTTACTTAATGGAATCAGCCCCAAAGAAAATAGATCAATTCCGCCCTTGAA ATATGAGTACTACTATGCTCTTGTGCGGGATTTTCCTGATTTACGATTCACCATTAATGGAGGCATAAACACCATTGATGAG GTGAACGCAGCAATAAGAGAAGGAGCTCATGGTGTTATGGTTGGTCGTGCAGCTTACAATAA TTCATGGAATCTTTTGGGACATGTTGACAGTGCAATATATGGTGCACCTCTGAGCAGTCTAACTCGGCGACAG GTCCTTGAAAAGTACCAGGAATATGGTGATTCAGTCTTGGGACTATATGGGCCTAAACCAAATGTTCGCGACGTTATAAAA CCTTTGCTTGGTTTTTTCCATTCAGAGCCTGGAAATGGTCTATGGAAGCGCAAAGCTGATGCTGCTTTCCTCCACTGCACG ACGATCAAATCCTTCTTCGAGGAGACCCTGGTGGCAATTCCTGATTCAGTGTTGGATTCACCTATTACTGCAGCACCGATAGGTTTTACAGATGTATTTGCCGATGCCAAGAGGCTGCTACCTCCTCCACATACAGTAAGAGAGGAAGAACTGTTGTACGCATAG
- the LOC105169173 gene encoding protein TAB2 homolog, chloroplastic: MAALRLSFNSTRIKHPITNSNFTSPTKIPFSDFSTPHKNLRNLHFRPPRSVSESSVSSTPLPTETGQTKIPDDDEESDADDDPTAELCYLDPETDPESLTEWEVDFCSRPILDIRGKKIWELVVCDNSLSLQYTKYFPNNVINSVTLKNAIVSICDELGVPLPEKIRFFRSQMQTIITRACNELGVKPIPSKRCLSLLLWLEERYETVYTRHPGFQKGSKPLLSLDNPFPIELPENLYGEKWAFVQLPFSAVQEEVSSLRTRFSFGASLDLDLLGIEVGDKTLIPGLAVASSRAKPLAAWMNGLEVCSIEADTSRACVVLSVGISTRYIYATYKKTPVTTKEAEAWEAAKKACGGLHFLAIQDELDSDDCNGFWLLLDLPPPPV, from the exons ATGGCTGCTCTCAGGCTCAGCTTCAACTCCACAAGAATCAAACATCCCATCACCAACTCCAACTTCACTTCTCCTACCAAAATTCCATTTTCTGATTTCTCCACACCCCACAAAAACTTGAGGAATCTCCATTTTCGACCACCTCGTTCTGTCTCTGAAAGTTCGGTTTCTTCCACCCCTTTACCGACTGAAACTGGACAAACTAAAATtcctgatgatgatgaagaatcTGATGCTGATGATGACCCCACCGCCGAATTGTGCTATCTCGACCCGGAAACTGATCCTGAGAGCCTCACGGAGTGGGAGGTGGATTTCTGCTCTAGGCCGATTCTTGATATCAGGGGGAAGAAGATTTGGGAGCTTGTGGTTTGCGATAATTCTCTTTCGCTTCAGTATACCAAGTATTTCCCTAACAATGTGATTAACAGTGTCACTCTTAAGAATGCTATTGTTTCCATTTGTGATGAACTAGGCGTGCCTTTACCAGAGAAAATTCGATTTTTCAG GTCGCAAATGCAGACAATTATAACAAGGGCTTGTAATGAGCTTGGTGTAAAGCCTATTCCAAGTAAACGG TGTTTATCACTACTTCTGTGGCTGGAAGAACGCTATGAAACTGTGTACACACGACATCCTGGTTTCCAGAAAGGGTCAAAGCCACTTCTTTCACTTGACAATCCTTTCCCAATCGAACTTCCTGAGAATCTTTATGGAGAAAAATGGGCTTTTGTGCAGTTACCATTTTCAG CTGTTCAAGAGGAGGTGTCATCCTTGCGGACtagattttcttttggtgCAAGTCTAGATTTGGATCTTCTAGGAATTGAAGTTGGTGACAAGACATTAATTCCTGGACTTGCAGTTGCATCTTCACGAGCCAAACCATTAGCAG CATGGATGAATGGTCTAGAAGTCTGTTCGATTGAAGCTGATACAAGCCGGGCTTGTGTGGTTTTATCCGTTGGGATCTCAACACGCTATATTTATGCAACATACAAGAAAACACCAGTGACTACTAAAGAAGCTGAAGCCTGGGAAGCAGCAAAAAAGGCATGCGGAGGCTTACACTTTCTTGCTATTCAAGACGAGTTGGACTCAGATGACTGTAATGGATTCTGGCTCTTACTAGACTTGCCACCTCCACCTGTATGA